One stretch of Armigeres subalbatus isolate Guangzhou_Male chromosome 2, GZ_Asu_2, whole genome shotgun sequence DNA includes these proteins:
- the LOC134213369 gene encoding uncharacterized protein LOC134213369 isoform X2 — protein MNRIMNHFIAAFLIGCILNDAAFAKGVKRKRLLYDLSDPVITVTESSQYYHPPAIQSSIYSEHTPVLDQIIKPLPPPLPSYLPKPSLSSIFKNNYFEYSNYGSPFQFISGNQLGFHDESTYIADGRILKQYAVTEHHPEEVERNQLLQSNEYRSAPSYFDGGFPPALDQFDFPYPSSVIGFNPRFGVPLNSHHQSPLLTRNHGPVALGSGSIGYIHGPNGVAIGSGSLGYISHKQHRDSLQELIERKSRKHRPSPLHFGHNHD, from the coding sequence AACCATTTCATCGCAGCGTTTCTAATTGGGTGCATACTGAATGATGCAGCATTCGCCAAAGGAGTCAAACGAAAACGCTTGTTGTACGACCTTTCCGATCCCGTTATCACGGTAACTGAATCCAGCCAATACTATCATCCTCCCGCAATCCAATCGTCCATCTACTCAGAGCATACTCCCGTCCTAGACCAAATAATCAAACCGCTCCCACCGCCCCTGCCATCCTACCTCCCGAAGCCCTCCTTGTCCAGCATCTTCAAGAACAACTATTTCGAATATTCCAACTATGGCTCGCCGTTCCAATTCATTAGTGGGAACCAGCTGGGATTTCACGATGAATCGACTTACATAGCCGATGGCCGAATTCTGAAACAATATGCCGTCACCGAGCACCACCCGGAGGAAGTGGAAAGAAACCAGCTGTTGCAATCCAATGAATACCGCTCGGCACCGTCCTACTTCGACGGTGGCTTCCCGCCCGCACTCGATCAGTTTGATTTTCCATACCCATCGTCCGTCATTGGATTCAACCCACGTTTCGGAGTGCCATTAAATAGCCATCACCAATCGCCACTGCTGACGCGCAATCACGGACCAGTGGCACTTGGGTCCGGTTCGATTGGATACATCCATGGTCCCAACGGAGTTGCCATCGGATCGGGATCGTTGGGTTATATCAGTCACAAGCAGCATCGGGACTCGCTTCAAGAATTGATAGAGCGGAAAAGCCGAAAGCACCGGCCGAGTCCGCtacattttggccataaccaCGATTGA